In Actinomyces marmotae, the DNA window AGTACAGCACCACCCCCGCCCAGGCCAACCAGCCCACCAAGCGCGCCGCCCACCGGGCCTGACCCCGCCGACCCCAAGGAGAACCCCCATGACCGCCCCCAGCACCCCCGGCGCAGCGCGGCGAGCCACCCGCGCCCAGCGCATCAACGGCAAGCAGACCTTCGGCCGCGCCCTGCGCTCGGAATGGCTCAAGCTCCGGACCCTGCGCTCGACCTGGGTCACCTCCGCCATCACCATGATCATCACCGTCCTCTTCGGCGCCGGCATCGCCATCGTCTTCGGCAGATCATCGCAATCCGATCTGACCGCCCAGGCGGCCGACACCATCATCGCCGGGACGTCCTTCGGGCAGATCGCCGTGGCCGTGCTCGCCGCCCTGATCATCACCGGCGAGTACGCCTCCGGCCAGATCCGCTCCACCCTGACCGCCATCCCCCACCGCTCACAGGTTTTAGCGGCCAAGGCCCTGGTTACAGCCGCCTTCTCCTTCCTCCTGGGGGCCGTGTCCATCCTCCTGGCCTGGGCGATCTCCGCTCCGTTCATCGGGGACCACGCCGTGTCCCTGACCAACGCCGAGTACGCCGGCTACATCTGGGGGGCCGGCCTCGGCTTCGCCGCCATCGCACTGATGAGCCTGGCCCTGGGATTCATCTTCCGCTCCACCGCTGGGGCGATCTCATTGGCGGTCGTCCTCCTGTTCGTCATCACCATCCCCCTTAGCCTCTTGTCGGCGCGGTTCGAGTGGGCGAAGAATCTGGCCGAGCTCCTCCCGGGCAACGCCGTGCTCGCCCTGACCGACCCCTTCTCGCGGGCCCGGTCCTGGAGTGGCTTCCTCGACCACTGGCAGGCCGCCCTCGTGGCCTGCGCCTGGTTCATCATCCCCATGATCATCGCTTACGTGATCTTCTCCCGGCGCGACGCCTGATGACCGCCCGATGAGCGCGACACCCCTTAACGAGCCCGCCGCGGCCCTCCCGGAGGCCGCGGCGGGCCTCGCCTCCACCGGGCCCGAAGCCGTCCCGGAAGCCTCGCCCCAGTCCCCCTCCCCCAAGGGCGGCCAGGGACGAGCCCCCTGGCGCCCGCGCGCCACCGGGGCGCCCGTGCCGCCGATCGTGGTGGACCTGCTCATCACCGTGGCGGTCGCGGGGCTGGCCCTGACGCTCACCCCCAACGCCCTCATCGTCCCCAAGGCCCTCGGCGCTGGCTCCACCGCTCAGCCGTGGCTGCCGTTCTCCGTCGCCATCTCAGCGCTGTGCCTGACTTGCCTGCTCCTCAGGCGGCGGGCCACCCGCCTCGCCTGGGCCCTGGTGACCCTGGCGCTGCCGATCCACCACATCGGCATGCTGCTCCTCTGGCTGGACGACCTCCGCGCGGCCCCCGTCCTCGACATCGTCCCCAACTTCTTGCTGCCGGCGGCCTCGATCATCCTCGGGACGATCGCCGCCCGCTCTCCCTTGCGCCACGGTTGCGGCGCCGCCCTGATCACGACCCTGATCGCCATCATCAGCCAAGCCGGATTCGACGCGGTGATCAATCGGATGGACCCGGTTGAGATCCTCTCCTCGCGCGTGATGATGCATAACTCCTTCGTCCTTGTGGTCTTCAACCTGGGCGGCGTGGTGGTCGGCCTGACGATCCACACCCAGCGGGCCCGGCTGACCCGTGAGCGCGAGCGGTCCAATCGGATCGCCCTGGAGAGGGAGCAGGCGAGCCTCCTGGCGGTCTCCGCTGAGCGCTCCCGCATCGCCCGCGAGATGCACGACGTCGTCGCCCACTCCCTGGCCGTCATGGTCACCATGGCCGACGGCGCGGCGGCCGCGCTCGACCGGAATCCCGAGATGGCCCGGCAGGCCATCGCGGCACTGGCGGAGACGGGCCGCGGCGCCCTGGCCGACACGCGCAGGCTCGTCGGCGTGCTGCGCGAGGACCCGCAGGTCGGCGCCCTCACGACCCGCGCCACCGGCGGGGCGGGCGGCTCGACCGACATCGACGGCAAGCGCATCAAGGACCTCCCCGTCCCCGAGTTCGCCCCTCCCGGCACGGTCGCGCCACGCGAGCCCACGACCGCCGTCGCCGACCTGCGGCGCGCCTCCGCGGCCTACGCGGACGGCGCTACCGGCGATGCCGTCCCCATGAGACCGGCCCCCGAACAGGCGGATCTCCAGATCCTCGTCGACCGCTTCGCCTCCGCGGGAATCCCGATCACCTACTCCTGGCGGGGGCGCGACCTTCCTGAGGACCGGGGCCTCCAGATGACCCTCTTCCGCCTCGCCCAGGAGTCCCTCACCAACGTGCTTCGATACGCTCCCACCACGAGCAGGGTGAGCGTTGACGTCGAGAGGCACGTCGGGACCGCCGTGCTCACGGTGGACAATGAGGCCGCCCCGGGCACCACCCCCATGCACGGCTCAGGAAAAGGACTCATCGGCATGAGGGAGCGCGCCGCCGTCTATGGTGGGAGTGTCCAAGCGGGACCCCACGCCTCAGGATGGCGCGTGCGCGCGGTCCTGCGCTGGGATGAGGAGGATCAGGAGGGATCCACGCCATGGCAGATGCCCATGTGAACGGGGCCGATGTGGCAGAGCGGACCGACCCCACGCCCCAGGCGGCATCACCGGAGGGCTCCGGAGCCACGGTGCGCGTGGTCCTGGCCGATGACCAGTCCCTCATGCGCATGGGCTTCCGCATGGTCCTCGACGCCGAGGACGGCATCGAGGTCGTCGGCGAGGCCGCCGACGGCGCGGCCGCCGTCGCCCAGGCCCGGGCCCTCAAGCCGGACGTCATCCTCATGGACGTGCGCATGCCCGGCATGGACGGCATCGAGGCCACCGCGAGGATCACCGCCGAGTGCCCGCGCACGCGCGTCCTCATCCTGACCACCTTCGACCTCGACGAGTACGCCTTCGCGGGCCTGCGGGCGGGGGCCTCGGGGTTTCTGCTCAAGGACACCCGGCCCACCGAACTCGCGGAGGCGATCCGCACCGTGGCCGGCGGGGAGGCGGTGGTCTCGCCCCGCATCACGCGCCGGATCCTGGAGATGTTCGCGGGCGACCTGCCGAACTCGGTCAGCGCCCCCGACTCCGAGGACCCGCGCCTGACATCGCTGACCCCCCGCGAGAGGGAGATCCTCATCCTCATGGCCCAGGGCATGAGCAACCAGGAGATCGCGGACGAACTCATCGTCTCCGCGACCACGGTCAAAACCCATGTGGGCAACATCCTGGCCAAGCTGGACGTGCGGGACCGGGTGCAGGCCGTCGTCGTCGCCTATGAGACGGGGCTCATGACGTCCTGAGTGAGTCAGGGGCCGCGGCGGGCCCCGAAGCCGCCCGCCGCTCTCTCCCCTTCCCCCTCAGGCGGAGTGGAGCCTGAGTTGGGCGGCGTCGAAACCGAGGATCACCAGGCTCTCGACGGCGTCGGCGGCTTCCTCGCAGGTGACCGCCCAGTCGGAGCGCTCACGCGCCGGGAAGTCCGAGAGCACGAAGTCGGCCGGGTCCTGGCGGCCAGGCGGCCGGCCGATACCCACGCGCAGGCGGGCGTAGTCGCGCGTGCCCAGGGCCTGGGAGATCGACCGCAACCCGTTGTGCCCGCCCTCGCCGCCGCCCCGCTTAAGCCGCATCTCATGGGGGCTGATGTCGAGCTCGTCGTGGATGACGAGCAGGCGCGCGGCGGGGTCGACGCCGTAGAACCGCGCGAGGGCCTTGACCGGGCCGCCGGAGACGTTCATGAAGGCCTCCGGGCGGGCGAGGATGACGCGCGGCCCGGGCGCGCCGCCGGGCAGGAGGCCGAGGCGGGCCTCAGCGACGCGGGCGCGGGCCTTGTGGCGGGAGAGCCGAGACCCGGTCCGCCCCGCCAGTACGTCGATCACCATATGACCGATGTTGTGGCGGTTGTGGGCGTACCGGGCCTCGGGATTCCCCAGCCCGACGATGAGCCAGGGGTCACTCATGGGTGATCAGCCGCGCGTGCGCGTCACTCGGCGGCCGGGGCGGCCTCGGAGCCGGCCTCATCCCCGGCGGCGTCGCCCGCATCGCGGGCCGTCGGGATCGTGACGTTGACGACGGCGAGCTCGGCGTCGGAGATCGCCTGGACGTCCTTGGGCAGCGCCAGGTCGGCCACGGTGATGATGGTGCCGCCCTCAACGCCGGTGATGTCGACGTCGATGGCCTCGGGGATGGCGACGGCCGGCGCGGTGACCTCAACGTGGTCGAGCTCGATCATGTGAATGGTGCCGGGGGCGGGGGTGCCGATGACGTTGACCGGGACCTCGACGTCGACGCGCTCGTTGCGGTTGACCAGGAGGAAGTCGACGTGCTGCACGCCGGGGCGGATGGGGTGGCGCTGGATGTCCTTGGCGATGGCGAGCAGGTCCTCGCCCTCCAGGTCGATGTTGATCAGGGCGTTCTCGTTGCCGCGCAGAGCGAGGCGAGTGGCGTGCTCCTCGAGGAGGATGTGGCGGGGCTCGGAGCCGTGGCCGTAGATGACGGCGGGGCACCGGCCATCGCGGCGGGCCTGGCGGGCGGCGCCCTTGCCGGAGCCGGTGCGGACGGTGGCCTTGAGGGTGATGGCGTTGGACATCTGGGTCTCCTGGGGAGGGCGGGGCGCGCCCCGCGCGTCGGTGGTCCGGCGCGACGACGCGCGACACGCTCCGGTGCCACCACGTCGATCACGGATGCACGCGCTCGCGCGTGTCCCTCGCCGGGGTTTCGGGCCAACATTACGGCACGGCGCCGCGCGCGGGCCAGGCGGGAGCCGGTGAGGCGGGCCACCCCGGGAGTCTGGGGACGGGGCTCAGCATCCGTCGGCCTGTGGAAAACCGCCCGGTTTCGCTCTTGTTTTCGACCGGTCTCGGTGGGAGAGGGGGAGGAGGGCGGCGATGGTGGGCTGGCCAGGGGCGGAGGCCGCGGCGGGATCGGCGCTGAGGGTGGCGAAGGTGAGGGCGGAGCCGTAGCGCCAGCCCTCCAGGCGACTGCGCCGCCCCCGCTCCCCCATGGAGATGACCGCCACCGGGATGCTGAGGGAGGCCCGGGCCCGCGCCGCCACCTGGAGCGCGCGGTCGACGTCCTCCTCGCTGCGCGGCATGACGGCGATCTTCGCGCAATCGGCGCCGCCGGCCTCCATCCGCTCCAGCCTGTCCAGCATCTCCCCGTCCGGCGGGGTAGCGGTGAAGTCGTGGTTCGAGGCGACGACGGCGATCCCCTCCTGGTGGGCCCGCTCGGCCAGGGCGGGCAGGGCGCCGGTGGACAACTCAATGTCGAGCGCGTCAGCGATCGCGCGCCCGGCACGATGCTCGGCCTGGAGATCGATGAGCGCCTCCAGGGCCTCAGCCTGCTCGCGCGGATCCATGGCCGCGCCACCGCCCTCGCGCCGGCTGCGCGCGGTTGCGAGCAGAGGCGTGCCGGTGGGGGCCAGGGCCGCGGCAACTAAGAGGATCGCCTCATGCCAGAAGGCGGCCTGGGCCTGCGGGCTGGCTGCCCGCGGCGGTGAGAGCAGGTCGAGCCGGAACTCCACGAGATCCGCTCCCCCGGCCGCGGCCGCGAGCGCCTGGGCGAGCGCGGAGCCTGAGCCCCTGGCGCCACCGGCGCCCCTCGTGCCGTCAATGGTGTCGGCCGTCGTGGCCACGGCGATGACCACGCGCTCCCCGCCGAGCTCGGCGGCCCCGATCCTCGCGGGGCGCGAGCAGAGCGGCGAGCCGGGCGGCGGGGTCCTGCCTCCCCCCGGCGCGGGAGCCTCAGTCACGGCGCTGGTCCGCTCGATCGGCCAGGGACAGGGCGATGCCGTCGAGGATGTCGGTGAGTGAGGTGACCGCGGACTCCAGGGGGCGCCCGGCCTCACCCGTGCGCTCGGCGACCCGGCCGATGATCTCAGACCACACGAGGGCCCCCGCGGCGATGACGTCGCGCCGCCCTGGGCGCAGGTAGTCCCAGGACTCGCGCTCGGCCGCCGTCGAGCGAAGGATCGCCTCGCAGGAGGCCAGCACGGTGCCCAGTGGCAGGCGGGAGCCGTGGATGGAGTCGGGCTCGAAGTCGGTCAGGCTCAGGGCGTGGGCGGTGATCGTGGTGATCGTGCCGGCCAGGCCCACGAGCTCCTCGGTGGCGCCCAGGTCCATGACCTCCTCGGCGCGGTCGAGGAGGTCGCGCACATGCGCCCGGGCGGCGGCCTCGGCCGCGCTGGTGACGCCGTCGGCGAGGTAGCGCTCGGTCACGCGCACGGAGCCGGTGTCCAGGGAGATCGCCGCCTCGGGCGCCCGCGCGCCGAGGACCAGCTCGGTGGAGCCGCCGCCGAGGTCGACGACGAGGCGCCGCGCCCCGCCCCGCGCGCCCAGGAGCGAGCCGGCGAAGGATAGGCGGGCCTCCTCCTGGCCGGAGACGACCTCGGGCTCGATGCCGAGGCGCTGGCGGACGCCATTGACGAAGACGTCCCGGTTGCTCGCGTCCCTCGTGGCGGAGGTGGCGACGAAGCGCGTGCTGCGAGCGCCGGTGGCCCGGATGCGCTCGGCGTAGTCGGTCACGACATCCAGGGCGCGTTCGAGGGCCCCCTCATCGAGGCGGCCGGTCCTGTCCACGCCCTGGCCGAGGCGCACGATCGTGGAGCGCCGTTGGACCCGCTCCAGGTGCCAGCCGGTGGGTCCGCCGTCGGGGTGGGCGTCGGCGATGAGCAGGCGGATCGTGTTGGTGCCGCAGTCGATCGCGGCGACGCGGGTGGGCGCCATGGGTCCTCCGGACGGGGTTGGCAGTGTCAGCAGCTGCAGCGGCGATCGTCCCACAGGCCGCGCTCGCGCAGGGCCTCCAGGGTGAGGTCGCCGATCGGGTTGATGCCCGGGCCGGCGGCCAGGGCGTGCCCGAGGAGGGCGTGGAGGCATTTGACGCGGGTGGGCATGCCGCCGGCGCTCACTCCCTCGATCTCGTGGGGGGAGCCGAGTTCGGCGCGGGCGGCCAGGTAGTGCCCGTGGGCACGCCGGTAGGCGTCGGCGAGAGTCTCGTCCCGACCGAGGCGGGCGTTGAGGTCCTCCATGAGGTGCTCGGCCTCGAGGGTGGAGCAGCCGCGCACGGCGGCGGGGTGCGTGAGGTAGTAGCTGGTGGGGAAGGGCGAGCCGTCAGGGAGGCGGGGCGCCGTGCGCACGACGGTGGGGCGGCCGCACACGCAGCGCGCCGCGATGGAAACGACGCCGCGGGGCACGCGCCCGAGTTGCTCGGCCAGGGCGTCGAGATCGGCCTGGGATACCGACGGTGGGGATGCGGGCGCGGGGCTCTCGCCCGCCGTCGTGCTCTGCTTCGACCGGGCCTGCGCGCTCCGGCCCGTCTGTTCCGCGCTCATCTCGTGGCCTCCGGGGTAGCGGGCGCCGCGGGGGAGGCGCTCGGGCTCGCGGAGGGGCCCGCGGCCGGCGGCGCCGCACCACCGGCGACGGCGGCGGACTCCGTGAGAGCGTCGTACCAGGGGGCGCGGGTCTCCTCCTTGGCGGCGGCCCGCGCATCGGCATCGGCCCGCGCCTGCGCCTCGTTGGCGCCGACGACGACGTAGCTCCTCTCCCCCGGCATCACGTAGGAGAGGCGCTCGCGCGCCTGGGAGCGCACGTAGGCCTCGTCCTGCCACCGGGCCGCCTCCTGCTCAAGGGCGGTGGCGGTGCCCCTGGCGGCGTCGATCTTCTGGGTGACGGCGTCGTACCGGGCGCGCTGCGCCAGGTAGTGGTTGAGGGTGGGCAAGACGACGACGAGCGCGACGACGAGCACGGTCGCGAGCACGAGCAGGCGGGCGGGTAGGGCGAGCCCCTTCGGGCCGCCAAGGCGCAGGACCATGGGGGTCGGCACCGGCTCGGCGGCGGCCCGGGCTGAGCCGCGCTCGGGCGTCGCGCTGGGCCGTTCTGGGTGGTCGGGGCGCTCAGGCCGTTCAACGCGGCGGGGACGAACGGCGTCGCCGGTCTCGGTGAGGCGCCCGGGCCCGATGCTGCGGACGGTCGTGCGCGGGGCGGGGCGCGCCTCGGAGCGGGCCCTGGGACGGGCGGGGGTCGGGCGGCGCGGGCTCATGGGGCGATCCTGCCGCAGGGCCGGGCCTCCTCCAAGCCGGCGCACCCGGGAGTGGCACGGGCCATGGCGCGGAAGGCGCACGGGGCCCCGGATCGAAACGGGGCCTACGGGACCGCGGATCGAAAAGGCCTCGCGCGGGCCAACGGTCGCTGGCCCGCGCGAGGCGGGGGGGCTTCAGATCGTCATGATCCCAGGCCGGGCGCCGCGCCCGGCCCCGGGATCAGGCCTTGAAGCGCGGGAAGGCGGAAGCGCCGGCGTAGACGGCAGCCTCACCCAGGGACTCCTCGATGCGCAGGAGCTGGTTGTACTTGTTGATGCGCTCGCCGCGGGCCGGGGCGCCGGTCTTGATCTGGCCGGAGTTGGTGGCCACGGCGAGGTCGGCGATGGTGACGTCCTCGGTCTCACCGGAGCGGTGGGAGGTCATCGACTTGTAGCCGGCGCGGTGGGCCATCTCGACGGCCTCAAGGGTCTCGGTGAGGGAGCCGATCTGGTTGACCTTGACCAGCAGGGCGTTGGCGGCACCGAGCTCGATGCCCTTGGCCAGACGCTCGGGGTTGGTGACGAAGAAGTCGTCGCCGACGAGCTGGACGCGGTCACCGATCTTGTCGGTCAGGGCCTTCCAGTCCTCCCACTCGTCCTCGCTCAGCGGGTCCTCGATGGAGACGATCGGGAAGTCGGTGATGAGCTTCTCGTAGTAGTCGACCATGAAGGCGTTGTCGCGGGCCTCGCCCTCGAACTGGTAGGTCTTGGTCTTCTCGTCGAAGAACTCGGTGGAGGCGACGTCCATGGCCAGGGCGACGTCGGCGCCGGGCTTGTAGCCGGCCTTCTCAATGGCCTCGACGATGAGCTCGAGGGCCTCGCGGTTGGAGTCGAGGTTGGGGGCGAAGCCGCCCTCGTCGCCCAGGCCGGTGGACAGGCCGCGGCCCTTCACGACGGCCTTGAGGGAGTGGTAGACCTCGGCGCCCATGCGCAGGGCCTCGCGGAAGGTCTTGGCGCCGATGGGGGCGATCATGAACTCCTGGATGTCCACGTTGGAGTCGGCGTGGGAGCCGCCGTTGAGGATGTTCATCATCGGGACGGGCAGGACGTGGGCGTTCGGGCCGCCGACGTACTGGAAGAGCTCAAGGCCGGCGGAGTCGGCGGAGGCGGCGGCGGCGGCCAGCGAGACGCCGAGGATGGCGTTGGCACCGAGCTTGCCCTTGTTGGGGGTGCCATCCAGGTCGATCATGAGCTGGTCGAGGCCGCGCTGGTCGGCGGCGTCGTAGCCGATGATCTCGGGGGCGATGGTCTCGTTGACATTGGCGACGGCCTTCTCGACGCCCTTGCCGAGGTAACGGCCCTTGTCGCCGTCGCGCAGCTCGACGGCCTCGAAGGCGCCGGTGGAGGCGCCCGAGGGGACGGCGGCGCGGGCGAAGGAGCCGTCCTCCAGGAGGATCTCGACCTCGAGGGTCGGGTTGCCGCGGGAGTCGAGGATCTCGCGGGCGTGAACGTTCTCGATGAGGGCCACTTGGTGCTCCTTTGTCGTGTGAACCGATCGGGGTGATCCGGATGCGAGCCCAAGCCTACCGGGACGGGCGGATCCCCACGAGGGCCATGGTCCTCGGATGGGCGCCGTTCACGCCGGGCGAGAACGCAGGCCGCGCCCGGAGCCGGGCGCCAGGCGCGAACGCGGGCCGGGTCAGCGCGCGGCCGGAGCCAGCCGCCAGACGCGAACGCGGGCCGGGTCAGCGCGCGGCCGGAGCCAGCCGCCAGGCGCCAACACAGGCCAGGTCAGCGCGCGCCCGGAGCCAGCCGCCAGACACAAACACAGGCCGGGTCAGCGCGCGCCCGGCTTCCGCGCGCCGGGCTCCGGTGAACCGGGCTCTGCCACGGAGGGGTCGAGGATCCAGGGGCGGGCGCTTGAGTAGCGCGGGGAGACCTCGAGATCCACGGCGTTGTTGATCCGCTTGATGTCGCTCAACGCCTGCGCGGCCCGCGAGGCGTCGATGCCGCCCTGGTCGGGCTTGGAGATGACGCCGTACAGGTAGGTGGCGCGCATCGCCCGCCGCGCCTGGGCGGAGTACTCGCCCTTGCCGACCTGGTCGTTGAGCAGGAGGTCGATCTGCTCGTCGCTCACGGTGAGCCCCTGGGCCGCGCTGACCTCCTCGATGAGGTCGGCCGAGACCAGGAGCGTGAGCGTCTTGGCGACGGGCCAGTTCAGCGGCTTGAGATCTTTGGCGGCCCTCTGCAGGTCCTTCTCCGTGATCGTCGTCGAGTGCGTGGCGCCGTCGAGCCCCGTGTAGGAGGAGGTGGCGGCGATGCCGGGCTGGGCGGAGCAGGCCCCCAGGGCTGAGGCGCCGAGCAGGAGGGCCGCGGCGGCGGTGAGCAATCGGGGCGCGCGGGAGGCGATCCGGGGAGTGGTCACGGTGCTTCTCCTGTTCTCACGGCGAGTCACCAAGTCATCGTATCCCCGACTGGCGCCATCCGCACCGAGTGGAGCCGTCTGCACCGAGCGGAGCGTCCTGCCCGCACCAGTCGGTGAAACTCGCACCACTCAGGGCTAAGCGCACCACTCGGGGCTAAGCGCACCAATTCCACCGACCGGCACCACCCACACCGACCGGTGCCATCCACACCGACTGGCGCCATCTGCACCGAGTGGAGCGTCCTGCCCGCACCAGTCGGTGAAACTCGCACCACTCGGGGCTAAGCGCACCACTCGGCGTCAGGCGCACCAATTCCACCGACCGGAGCCATCTGCACCGAGTGGAGCGTCCTGCCCGCACCAGTCGGTGAAACTCGCACCACTCAGGGCCAAGCGCACCACTCGGCACCAGGCGCACCAATTCCACCGAGCGTCGCCACCCACACCGACTGGCGCCACCCACACCAACCGGTGCCACCCACACCGACCGGTGCCATCCACACCGACCGGAGCCATCCACACCGACCGGAGCGTCCTGCCCGCACCAGTCGGTGAAACTCGCACCACTCGGCACCAGGCGCACCAATTCCACCGACCGGAGCCATCCACACCGAGTGGAGCGTCCTGCCCGCACCAGTCGGTGAAACCCGCACCACTCAGGGCCAAGCACACCACTCGGCACCAAGCACACCAATTCCACCGACTGGCACCACCCACACCGACCGGAGCCATCCACACCGACTGGTGCCATCCACACCGACCGGAGCGTCCTGCCCGCACCAGTCGGTGAAACTCGCACCACTCAGGGCCAAGCGCACCACTCGGCGCCAAGCACACCAATTCCACCGACTGGCGCCATCCACACCGACTGGCGCCACCCACACCGACCGGAGCGTCCTGCCCGCACCAGTCGGTGAAACTCGCACCACTCAGGGCCAAGCGCACC includes these proteins:
- a CDS encoding ABC transporter permease subunit, yielding MTAPSTPGAARRATRAQRINGKQTFGRALRSEWLKLRTLRSTWVTSAITMIITVLFGAGIAIVFGRSSQSDLTAQAADTIIAGTSFGQIAVAVLAALIITGEYASGQIRSTLTAIPHRSQVLAAKALVTAAFSFLLGAVSILLAWAISAPFIGDHAVSLTNAEYAGYIWGAGLGFAAIALMSLALGFIFRSTAGAISLAVVLLFVITIPLSLLSARFEWAKNLAELLPGNAVLALTDPFSRARSWSGFLDHWQAALVACAWFIIPMIIAYVIFSRRDA
- a CDS encoding sensor histidine kinase produces the protein MSATPLNEPAAALPEAAAGLASTGPEAVPEASPQSPSPKGGQGRAPWRPRATGAPVPPIVVDLLITVAVAGLALTLTPNALIVPKALGAGSTAQPWLPFSVAISALCLTCLLLRRRATRLAWALVTLALPIHHIGMLLLWLDDLRAAPVLDIVPNFLLPAASIILGTIAARSPLRHGCGAALITTLIAIISQAGFDAVINRMDPVEILSSRVMMHNSFVLVVFNLGGVVVGLTIHTQRARLTRERERSNRIALEREQASLLAVSAERSRIAREMHDVVAHSLAVMVTMADGAAAALDRNPEMARQAIAALAETGRGALADTRRLVGVLREDPQVGALTTRATGGAGGSTDIDGKRIKDLPVPEFAPPGTVAPREPTTAVADLRRASAAYADGATGDAVPMRPAPEQADLQILVDRFASAGIPITYSWRGRDLPEDRGLQMTLFRLAQESLTNVLRYAPTTSRVSVDVERHVGTAVLTVDNEAAPGTTPMHGSGKGLIGMRERAAVYGGSVQAGPHASGWRVRAVLRWDEEDQEGSTPWQMPM
- a CDS encoding response regulator, giving the protein MADAHVNGADVAERTDPTPQAASPEGSGATVRVVLADDQSLMRMGFRMVLDAEDGIEVVGEAADGAAAVAQARALKPDVILMDVRMPGMDGIEATARITAECPRTRVLILTTFDLDEYAFAGLRAGASGFLLKDTRPTELAEAIRTVAGGEAVVSPRITRRILEMFAGDLPNSVSAPDSEDPRLTSLTPREREILILMAQGMSNQEIADELIVSATTVKTHVGNILAKLDVRDRVQAVVVAYETGLMTS
- the pth gene encoding aminoacyl-tRNA hydrolase, producing the protein MSDPWLIVGLGNPEARYAHNRHNIGHMVIDVLAGRTGSRLSRHKARARVAEARLGLLPGGAPGPRVILARPEAFMNVSGGPVKALARFYGVDPAARLLVIHDELDISPHEMRLKRGGGEGGHNGLRSISQALGTRDYARLRVGIGRPPGRQDPADFVLSDFPARERSDWAVTCEEAADAVESLVILGFDAAQLRLHSA
- a CDS encoding 50S ribosomal protein L25/general stress protein Ctc — translated: MSNAITLKATVRTGSGKGAARQARRDGRCPAVIYGHGSEPRHILLEEHATRLALRGNENALINIDLEGEDLLAIAKDIQRHPIRPGVQHVDFLLVNRNERVDVEVPVNVIGTPAPGTIHMIELDHVEVTAPAVAIPEAIDVDITGVEGGTIITVADLALPKDVQAISDAELAVVNVTIPTARDAGDAAGDEAGSEAAPAAE
- a CDS encoding type I 3-dehydroquinate dehydratase, giving the protein MTEAPAPGGGRTPPPGSPLCSRPARIGAAELGGERVVIAVATTADTIDGTRGAGGARGSGSALAQALAAAAGGADLVEFRLDLLSPPRAASPQAQAAFWHEAILLVAAALAPTGTPLLATARSRREGGGAAMDPREQAEALEALIDLQAEHRAGRAIADALDIELSTGALPALAERAHQEGIAVVASNHDFTATPPDGEMLDRLERMEAGGADCAKIAVMPRSEEDVDRALQVAARARASLSIPVAVISMGERGRRSRLEGWRYGSALTFATLSADPAAASAPGQPTIAALLPLSHRDRSKTRAKPGGFPQADGC
- a CDS encoding Ppx/GppA phosphatase family protein; translated protein: MAPTRVAAIDCGTNTIRLLIADAHPDGGPTGWHLERVQRRSTIVRLGQGVDRTGRLDEGALERALDVVTDYAERIRATGARSTRFVATSATRDASNRDVFVNGVRQRLGIEPEVVSGQEEARLSFAGSLLGARGGARRLVVDLGGGSTELVLGARAPEAAISLDTGSVRVTERYLADGVTSAAEAAARAHVRDLLDRAEEVMDLGATEELVGLAGTITTITAHALSLTDFEPDSIHGSRLPLGTVLASCEAILRSTAAERESWDYLRPGRRDVIAAGALVWSEIIGRVAERTGEAGRPLESAVTSLTDILDGIALSLADRADQRRD
- a CDS encoding DUF501 domain-containing protein, which encodes MSAEQTGRSAQARSKQSTTAGESPAPASPPSVSQADLDALAEQLGRVPRGVVSIAARCVCGRPTVVRTAPRLPDGSPFPTSYYLTHPAAVRGCSTLEAEHLMEDLNARLGRDETLADAYRRAHGHYLAARAELGSPHEIEGVSAGGMPTRVKCLHALLGHALAAGPGINPIGDLTLEALRERGLWDDRRCSC
- a CDS encoding FtsB family cell division protein; amino-acid sequence: MSPRRPTPARPRARSEARPAPRTTVRSIGPGRLTETGDAVRPRRVERPERPDHPERPSATPERGSARAAAEPVPTPMVLRLGGPKGLALPARLLVLATVLVVALVVVLPTLNHYLAQRARYDAVTQKIDAARGTATALEQEAARWQDEAYVRSQARERLSYVMPGERSYVVVGANEAQARADADARAAAKEETRAPWYDALTESAAVAGGAAPPAAGPSASPSASPAAPATPEATR
- the eno gene encoding phosphopyruvate hydratase, which gives rise to MALIENVHAREILDSRGNPTLEVEILLEDGSFARAAVPSGASTGAFEAVELRDGDKGRYLGKGVEKAVANVNETIAPEIIGYDAADQRGLDQLMIDLDGTPNKGKLGANAILGVSLAAAAASADSAGLELFQYVGGPNAHVLPVPMMNILNGGSHADSNVDIQEFMIAPIGAKTFREALRMGAEVYHSLKAVVKGRGLSTGLGDEGGFAPNLDSNREALELIVEAIEKAGYKPGADVALAMDVASTEFFDEKTKTYQFEGEARDNAFMVDYYEKLITDFPIVSIEDPLSEDEWEDWKALTDKIGDRVQLVGDDFFVTNPERLAKGIELGAANALLVKVNQIGSLTETLEAVEMAHRAGYKSMTSHRSGETEDVTIADLAVATNSGQIKTGAPARGERINKYNQLLRIEESLGEAAVYAGASAFPRFKA